DNA sequence from the Desulfovibrio sp. ZJ209 genome:
AAAAACAGCCTTGCTCCAGCCGTTGCGACGAAGGAAGCTACGGATGGAGACAGCAACTAGTTACCGCAACAGCCAGCCAACGATGCCACAGTCGCTATCCGTAAGGCTCGCAAGCTCGCCAACGGCTAGCGCTTAGGTTCCGGCTGCGTCAGAGAAAAATTTCCTCGGTCGAGTACTTAAGTACACTCCCTTCGGAAATTTTTATCTTCCTTGCTCCAGCCGTTGCGACGAAGGAAGCTACGGATGGAGACAGCAATTAGTTACCACCCCAGCCAGCCAACGCAACCGCTGTCGCTATCCGTAAGCCCGGCAAGCCGGGCAACGGCTAGCGCGCCGGAACCTAAAAATCTTATTTTTTAGGATTCTTCCGGCACCATCGCTGCTGTCGATGCCCGTAAGGCTCGCTTTGCTCGCCAACGGGCACGGCGCTTCGCGCCGCCATCCGGTCGCAGCACCCGTCTTCCGCTGCGCTCCAGACGGAATTAAGGTAGGCCCTTGGACACAGTTGGTGACAAACCCATCATGGGATGCCGCCGTGTCCATAACCATAGCGCGGGGAGACCTTGCGCGCAACTGCGGCGCACTCAGGCCGGGGCGCGCCCCTGCGCGAGCATGCGGGCGCCCCACACGGCCTGACCGAGCGCGAGGCCGCCGTCTCCCGGCGGCACCTGCGCGTGGCCCAGGGGCTTGAGGGCGCGGGCCGCGAGCTCTTCTCGCAATCGGCCCGAAAGGATGAGGTTCTGGAAGGAGCCGCCCGAGAGGCCCACCATGCGCGGGCCGAGCTTTTCCGCCGCCCGGGCGGCCATGTCGGCGAAGCCCCTGGCAAGGCTCGCGTGGAAGCGGGCCGCGATTTCGCCCGCATCCATGCCGCCTTCCCGTGCGCCAAGCACCCCGGCGAACAGGGCCGCGCTGTCCAGCGTAAGCAGGCCGTCCTCCCCCTCCCTAAGGGGCACGCTCCACGGCGCAGGCAGCTCGCCCCCGTGGGCGGCGAGCCACGCCCGGGCCGCGCTCTCCAGCCGGATGGCCGCCTGCCCCTCGTAGGTGATGGCGAGGCCGAGGCCCAGCGCCGCGGCCACGGCGTCAAACAGGCGCCCGCAACTGGAGGTGGCGGGGGAATTGAGCCCCCGGTCGAGCAGGGCATCCACGGCGGCGAGAGCACGCGGGGACGGAGGCTCTTCACCTTTCGGCGCCGCTTCGGGGCGCCAGTCCATGCCCGAAAGCCACGCAAGCCCCCGGGCGATGCGCCACGGCTCGCGGATGGCGGCCTCGCCGCCGGGGAGCGCGAAGGGCGAGAGCCGGCCGAGCCTTCGCCATTCCGGCGCGCCGAGATCCATAAGGAGGAGCTCTCCGCCCCAGATGGTGCCGTCCGTGCCGAGGCCGGTGCCGTCAAGGCAGAGCGCCAGCGCCGGCTGCGTCACGCCGTGCTCGGCGAGGATGGCGGCCGCGTGCGCCGCATGGTGCTGGAGGCGATAGAGTGGCAGGACCTCGCGCCGGGCACGCTCCTCGGCGCGGCGGCTGGAGGGGAAGTCCGGGTGCAGGTCACAGACGAGCGCCTCGGGCCGCACTTCCAGCAGTTCCTCGAGGCGCCGGGCGGCCTCGTCATAAAAGCCGAGCGTGGCCGGGCTTTCGAGGTCGCCGATATGCTGGCCCATGAAGGCCTCGTGCCCGCGCGTGAGGCAAAACGCGGCCTTGAGCCCGGCGCCCGCCCCGAACACGCAGGGGGCCGCCTGCCCCTTGGGGCCGGGAAACTCCGGCAAGGGCACCGGACGGGGCACATAGCCCCGGGCTCGCCGCACGGGGAGCGGCGCGGCGGCCGCCTCCTCGGGCACCATGACCACGCTGTCGTCCACGCGCACGAGGATGTCGCGGTCATGGAGCAGCCAGCCGTCCGCCATGTCCGCAAGGCGCGCCAGCGCCTCGCGGTTGCCGAGGCACAGGGGCTCCCCGTGCGGGTTGCCCGAGGTGGCCACGAGCAGCGGCGCGGCGCCCCCGTGCTCGGCGAGCCAGTCGCAGAGCGCGGCGTGAAGCGGCGTATACGGCAGCATGAGGCCCACGGTGGCGGAATCCGGCGCGATGGCGGCGGGGAGGGCCGAACTGTCCTCCCGGCGCGGGCAGATGACGATGGGCTTTTCCGTGCCCGTGAGCAGGCGCTCGGCCGCCGGGCCGATTCGGCAGGCTTCGCGGGCCGCGGCGAGGTCGTGCGCCAGCACGGCGAGCGCCTTGTGCGGCCGCAATTTGCGGCGCCGCAAGGTGGCCACGGTCTTTTCGTTGCGCGCGTCGCACAGGAGCTGGAAGCCGCCGAGGCCTTTGAGGGCGAGGATACCGCCGTCAAGCAGCAACCGCCCGGCGCGGGCCAGCGCGTGGGCCTGGTTTTCCGGCGTGGGGCCGGTGGCTTCCGGGCCGCGGCCGGCCTGCGCCGCATCCACGAACCAGAGGCGCGGGCCGCATTCCGGGCAGGCGATGGGCTGGGCGTGGAAACGCCTGTCCGCCGGGTTTTCGTATTCCTCGGCGCAGGCCGGGCAAAGCGGAAAGCAGGCCATGCTCGTCACGGCACGGTCATAGGGGATGGACTGGGTGATGGTGAAGCGCGGCCCGCAATTGGTGCAATTGGTGAAGGCATAGCCGAAGCGGCGGTCGGAGGGGTCGCGCATTTCGGCGAGGCAGTCCTCGCAAATGGCCACGTCCGGGCTCACGAGCACGGTATGGCTGGGGGCGCCCTCACTTTCGAGGATGCGGAATTCCGCCTCGCCGGCCACGGGCGCGAGCTCCGCCTCGGTGACGCCGGTGAGGCGCGCCAAGGGCGGCAATTCTTCGCGCAGGCGCCGGCCGAAGGCCGCCACGGCGGAGGGCTCCCCCTGCACCTCGATGCGCACGCCGTCGGCCGTGTTGCGCACCGAGCCGGTGAGGGCGCCCTCGGTGGCGAGGCGCCAGACAAAGGGCCGGAAGCCCACGCCCTGCACCTGGCCGGAGGCGGTGAAAGCCCTGCGCGCGGGCGCCTTGGGGGGGTCTTGCTGTGCCATGCGGCGAGAATAGCGCAAAAGAGGCCGCGGCGCCACGCCCGGCACCCCGATTGACAGGCGCCCTTCGAGCGGCTAAAGGTGATGCCAAGCCGGGCGGCGGCAGCCCCCGCCAACCCCGTCAGGTCCGAAAGGAAGCAGCGGCAACGGGGGCTGCCGGGTGCCCGGCCCACAGACGGCGCGAAGTGCGGATGTGCTTCGCGCCGTCCGCGTCTGGCGGCAAACCCATCTACTCCAGCACGTTCACCGGCACGCCGGGAGCGAGCCGCACCTGGCCGTCCACCACCACGCGGTCGCCCTTTTGAAGGCCCTGCACCACGGTGGCGCCCTCGTGCTCGAAAAGCGGCGTCACCGGCCGGTAGACGGCGCGGCCCTCGCCATCCACCAGATACACATAGCGCTCGTCGCGGCCGGCCTGCACGGCGCGGGAGGGCACCACCAGCGCGTGTTCGGCCACGCCGAGCGGGAGCGCCACCTGCACGAACTGGCCCGGCCAGAGCCGGCGCCCGGGATTGTCGAAGGCCGCGCGCAGGCGGATGGTGCCGGTGCGCGTGTCCACGGTATTGTCCACGAGGGTGAGGCGCCCGGTCTCCGCGGCGCCGCCCGTGGGCGTGGCCGTGACCGCCACGTCGCCCTGCGCCATGCGCTCGAGAATGACCGGGAGCTGCGCCTCGGGCACGGAAAAGGTCACATAGATGGGCGAGAGCGTGTCTATGGTCACGATGGGTGTCGCGTCCGTGCTCTTGACCATGTTGCCCTTGTCCACGTTGAGCGCGCTCACGCGGCCGCCGATGGGCGCGGTGACGGTACAATACGCGAGCTCCAGCGCCGCGCTCTCCACGGCGGCGCGGTCCGCCTGGACGGTGGCGCGCAGCGCGGCGGCGTCCGTGGCCGTCTGCTCGTAGGCCTCGCGGCTCACATAGCCGCCGCCCACGAGCTTGCCGTAACGGCGCCTGTCATCATTGGCCTTGGCAAGCTGCGCCTCGCTCTTGGCGAGCACGGCCTTCTTTTCGCGCAGGGCGGCCTCGAAGGGGCGCGGGTCGATGACCACGAGCGGCTGCCCTGCCTCCACCTCCTGTCCCTCGGTGAAGCGCACGTCCAAAAGCTCGCCGGTGACGCGCGGGGTCACGCCCACCGTGGCCGAGGCGCGCACATTGCCCACTGCCGAGAGCACGCGCGGCACGTCGGCCTCGGTCACGAGGCGTACATGCACCGGGGCCGGGGGCGGCCCCTTGGCCGCGTCGCCGCCGCCGGAACAGGCGGCGCCCCCGAGGCTGAGGGCCGCGAGGCACAGGCCCGCAAGGCAAAGGGCCGGGGCACGCCGGAGCAGGATCTTCATGTGCGCCTCCTTAAAAGATACTCCCAAGAATGTACCATGCACCGGCCAGCGTCAAGAACACATTGACTTCGCAAGGCTTTTAGGCATACTGGCAAATTCGGTGGGCACGGGGCTGGCGAAAGCCGGGCCCCGCAAGCGGGCGCCGGCCACAAGGCGGCAGCCACGAGGGGGGATCTGTTGGCAAAGAATCACGCCTTGCAGCGGTGGGGGGTGGAGGATTCCGTCGAGCTTTACGGCATCCGCACCTGGGGCGCGGGCTTTTTTGACGTGTCGGAAAACGGCGAGGTGGTCGTGTGCCCGCACGGCGCGCAGGGCCCGCAGATCCCGCTCATGGAGATCATCGCAGGGCTCCACGAGCGCGGCTACGACATGCCCGTGCTGCTGCGCGTGGAGAATATCCTGAGCTCCCGCATCGCCCACATCCACGAGTCCTTCCGCAAGGCCATCCGCGCGCTCGGCTACAAGGGCGATTACCGCGGCGTCTTCCCCATCAAGGTCAACCAGCAGCAGCAGGTGGTGGACCAGATCGCCCAGTTCGGCAGCCGCTTCCACCACGGCCTCGAGGCCGGCTCCAAGGCCGAGCTCATCGCGGCCGTGGCCCTCATGCGCGACCGCGAGGCCTGCATCATCTGCAACGGCTACAAAGACGAGGAATTCATCGACCTGGCCCTCCAGGCGCAGCGCTTAGGCTATAATATCTTCATCGTGCTCGAAATGCCCGGCGAGCTCGAGGTGGTGCTCGAGCGCGCGGCCGCGCTCGGCATCCGCCCGAACGTGGGCGTGCGCTCCAAGCTCTCGGTGAAGGCCGGGGGGCACTGGACGGACTCGGGCGGCGAGCGCTCCACCTTCGGGCTCTCGCCCTCGCAGATCGTGGACGTGGTGGACACGCTCAAAAGCCGCGACATGCTCGACTGCTTCCGCCTGCTGCACTACCATCTGGGCTCGCAGATCTCCAATATCCGCGACATCCGCACCGGCGTCATGGAGGCCACGCGCCTTTACGCGGGCCTCGTGGAGGAAGGCGCGCCCATGGGCTACCTCGACCTCGGCGGCGGCCTCGCCGTGGACTATGACGGCTCGCACACCAACTACGTTTTTTCGCGCAACTACAATCTCGACGAATACTGCGCCGACGTGGTCGAGACCATCATGAGCATCCTCGACGAAAAGGGCATCCCGCACCCGCACATCATCACCGAGTCCGGCCGGGCCACCGTGGCCTACTGCTCCGTGCTGCTCTTCAACATCCTCGACGTGAACGTGGTGGAGGAGGCGCGCCTGCCCGAGACCCTGCCCGAAGACGCGCCCGAGGCCGTGCGCAACCTGCAGGAGACGCTGGCGAACATCAGCCTGCGCAACCTGCAGGAAAGCTACAACGACGCCGTCTATTACCGCGACGAGGTGCGCCGCCTCTTCTCCACCGGCGGCGTGAGCCTGAGGCAGCGCACGCTCGGCGAGCGCTTTTTCTGGGCCATCCTCATGCGCATCGCCAAGGAAAAGCGCAAGCTCAAGAACGTGCCGCGCGACCTCGAGGACATCGACGTCAACCTCGCCGACATCTATTACGGCAATTTCAGCGTGTTCCAGTCCCTGCCGGACTCCTGGGCCATCGACCAGCTCTTCCCCATCATGCCAGTGCACCGGCTCGGCGAATTCCCGTCCCGGCAGGGCATCATCTCGGACATCACCTGCGATTCGGACGGCCGCATCGACCACTTCATCGACCCGCAGGGCATGAAGCCCATGCTCGACCTGCACCCCTTCCGCGAGGGCGAGGAATACTATCTCGGCGTCTTCCTCGTGGGCGCCTACCAGGAGACCCTGGGCGACCTGCACAACCTCATGGGCGACACAAACGTGGTCTCCATCCGCGCCGCCGACGACGGCAGCTATGAATATGTGCGCGAGATCCGGGGCGATTCCGTGTCCGACGTTTTGAGCTATGCGGAGTACGAGCCGCGCCGCATCCTCGAGAACCTGCGCAGCGCCGCCGAGCACGCCGTGCGCGAGGGCCGCATCTCGCCGAGCGAGCGCTTCGCGGTCATGCAGGCCTTTGAGGACGGCCTGCGCGGCTATACCTATTTTGAACGCTGAGGAGGCCGGCCCCGCTTCCTGAGGCCCGTCCCCGGCGGCGGCCCGCAAGGCCGCATGGGGTGAATATGGAACTGAACGACACTGCAAAGCGCACCCCCGCGGCACCGCCTCCGGGCGCCCCTGCCGAAGGCCCGCTGGCGCCGCTCCCCGGGCCGTCCGAGGCGCTGCCCGAACCAGAGCCGGGCGCGGGCGGTCGCAAGCTCTGGCTGGTGGCGGCGCTGGCCGTGCTTTTGCTGGCGCTGGCCGCCTGGTGGTTCAGCCGCGACGACGACACGCGCGCCCACCTGCGGGAAAAGGCCGCCAGCTATGTGGACGGCATCACCGAGGGCACGCCCCTCGCTGGCGTGGGCAATATCCTGCGCACGGCGCCGCCCCCGCCTCCGGCATCGGTGCTCAACCCGCCCACCGAGCCCGGCACGTTGGCCGGCCGCAATGTGCAGGGCACGGTGGCCGCGCCCGTGGATACGGGCGTTCCGGCCGGATCCGGGGGCGCTGCCGGGGCCGGCGGAGCGGCCGGGGCAGCCGGGGTAGGCACGCCCGGCGCGCCCGGTGAAGGGACGGCCGCCGGCGCCGAGGGGACGCTCCCAGGCTATGTGCCGCCGGTGACGGAAGACAGCCGCGTGCGCTCCAATTTTGTGGCCGAGCTCGCCAACTGGCTCGCGTCGCGCTACAAGCCCGGGCCGCGCGGGGGCACGCTCTCCGTCACGGTGCAGGCCCTCAACCAGCGCTGCGGCGTGGCGCAGGCCGGCATGGTGGCCGGCGGGCGCGCGGGGCTTTTGCGCTATGCCTTCCACCCGAGCATGATCCATGGGCTCTACAACCTCTATATCGGCCGTTTCCTGCAGGCCCTCGACGACGCCGCCCAGCGGCGCGGCCTCAACGAGGCCCAGAACCGCCAGTTCCATCTCGCGCTGGCCGGGCGCGCCGTCATCCTCGCCGGGGCGCTGGAGGGCGTGGCCGGCGTCACGGACATGAAAGAGCGGCTCGCCCATGTGGAGCGGCTCGCGCAGAACGCCGTGGACATCAATGCCCAGATGGCCCAGGCCGTCTTCGAGCTGGACGAGAAGCGCGCGGCCAACGCCGCGCGGCAGGAGCTCGCCGCCGGGCAGCTGCGCGTGGACGGCCTCGCCGCCCGCTACCGCCGCGCCCTGGACGAGCAGGCGGCGGCGCAGCGCGCCCTGTTGGCGGCCATCCGCAAGGGCGGCGGGCAGGGCATGGATGACGATTCGCTGCTCTTCGTGGCCCACTGGGTGGAGCGCCGCCTCGCGGGCGACCCCGGGGCTCTTGCCTCGGTGCGCGCCGCGGCCGGCGTGCTGCGCGACCTCGGGCGCCGCTGCGCCGAGATCGGCGCGGGCGCGGCGCCGGCGCGCCCGTGACGCCCCCCTGCGCCCTCTTTGTGGGCGGCGTGCGCAGCGGCAAGAGCGGCCTCGCCCAAAAGTGGGCCGAGGCGCGGGCGCCCCGCCGGCTCTATGTGGCAACAGGTGAGCCCGCTGACGCGGAAATGGCCGAGCGCGTGCGCCAGCACAGGGCAGCCCGCGGGCCGGAATGGGCCTGCCTTGAGGAGCCGCTGGACGTGCCCGCCGCGCTGGACGCCCTGTGGGCCGGGAAAAGCGCCAGTGCCGAGGCCGGCAGCCCGGGCGTGGTGCTCCTTGACTGCGTGAGCATGTGGCTCGCCAACCTGCTCGGCGCGGGCCTCGACGACGCCGCCGTGCTGGGCCGGGTGGACGGCCTCGCGGCGAGCCTTTCGCGGCGCACGCTGCCCGTGGCCGTGGTCACGGCCGAGGCCGGCCTCGGGCTTGTGCCGCCCTCGCCGCTTCCGCGTCGTTTCCTCGACCTGCTCGGCCTCGCCAACCAACGGCTCGCGCGCGTAGCCTTGCCCGTCATCTTCGTCACCTGCGGCCTGCCGCTGCCTTTGCGCGGCACAATGCCGCGGGAACTGGAGTCGCGCCCATGAAGCCTGCCTTCGCCCCGCTCCTGCTCGCCCTTTTGCTCGCCTTCCTGCATGTCTCCGGCGCGTCTGCCGCATCCGTGGAGGACAGCGGGGCGCCGGCCCGCTGCCTCGCCGAGACGGCCAGGGCCATCGACAGCGCCGATGTGGCCGCTTTCGAGCGGCAGGTGGATGTGGACGCCATCCTCGAAGAGGCCATGGGCCTTCTCATGCACATCATGGCGCAGCCGGAGACGGCCGGCGGCATGCCGCCCCTCTTGGCCCTCGTCTTCTCGCAGGCCGCTGGCGACGGCGGCGCGGCCGTGCGCAGCCTGCTCAAGAACGAGGCGCGGGCCTTTATCCTCAATGGCGTGGCCTCGGGCGCCTTTGCCGGGCGCAAGCCCACGGGCAACGCCGCGAGCGGCCTTCTGGCGCCGCTCTTCGCCGACGCCTCGCTGGGCAGGAAGGAGATCCGGGAGACGGGCGCGGCCGTCCCGGACGGCGAGGGCTGGATCATGCCCTTTGTGGTCCATGACGCGGGCAACGGCCAGGACTATGCCGTGACCGGCCGCTTCAGCCCCACGGAAAACGGCTGCCGCCTCACGTCGGTGGAAAATCTCGGCGAGCTCTTCGAGCGCATCCGCCGGGAAGGCATGGCGCAGTAAAGCCCCCTCACGCCGCCCGGCGCCGGGCCTCGCGGTCGGCGCGCAGCACCCGCGCACGGTCGATGATCATGAAGAGGCCGCAGCAGGCCACGCTCACGGCGCCCGCCGTGAACACCCCCTGGTAGCCGAAACCCGCCTGCATCACGAGGCCGCCGATGACGGGCGCCAGCATGCCGCTGGCGTCGAAGGTGGCCATCATCACGTTGGAATTCACCGAGCGCATCTCCGGGGTGGAGCGGTCATAGACCGCCGCCGCCAAGAGCGGATAGAGCAGGCCGAGGCTCAGCCCGTAGACGCAGGCGAGCGGCAGGAAGCTCCACTGCGGCCCCCAGGCGAGCCCGAGCACGCAGAGCGAGAGCACGGCCGCGCAGAGCGTGGTCACGCGGTAGCGCGGCAGCGTGTCCATGTGGTGGCTGCCGAAAAGGCGCACGAGGATGATGGTGACGGTGTAGGTGCTGAAAAACCACGCCGGATGCGCCCCGGTGACGCCGCACAGGCCCTTCATGAAAAAGATGGCGATGACCGTGGTGATGCTGAAGGCGAGGCAGGAGAGGTTGACGAAGGCGAGGCCCGAATGGGTGATGGCGTGCCACAGCTCCTGGCGCGACATGCCGCTTTGGGGCGCCACCTCGGGCGTGCGCAGGCGCTTGGCCAGAAGGCCGATCATGACGAAGGACGGGATGCCGAGCACGGTGGTGGCGGCGAAGAGGCGCGCCTCGCCGCCGAGCAGCGGGATAAGGCTCTCCGACACGGCCGGGATGATGGAGTACGGCAAGAGCATGGTCAGGGAAAAGAGGGCGAAGCCGCGCGCGCTCTGCCCGGGCGGGATGCAGTCCACAAGCACGGCCACGGTGCAGCAGGAAAACACGGCGAGCGCTATGCCCTGCACGAGGCGCAGGGCGAGGATGATCGCCACGGCGTCGTGCGGCGTCACATAGGGGTAGACGAGCATGGCGAGGCTCATGACGACGAGCGAGACCACCATGGCCCCGAGCTTGCTTCGCTTGAGCATGAAGACGCTGGTGAGCGGCCGGAAAATGAGGATCATGGCGAAGAGCGCGGAGAGCAGAATGCCCCGCCACTGCGGCGCGATGCCGAGACCCTGCATCCACTGCTCGAAGCAGTAGTAGACAGCGATGAAGCTGTTGCTGCACATGGCCATGAGGAAGAGCAGGATAAAGTCGCGGGAGAGCAGCTTTTGCGGCACGTGGCCGGGCTTGTCCCAGCGCTTGGGGGCTTTTTGCGGGCCGATGAAGCGGGCCGGGCCGAAGATGGCGAGCAGGGAGCGGTGCATGGCATGACTCCGGGCGGCTGCGGGAGGGCCGCCGCCTTGCATGGAGGCTTTGGCAGGCTTTTCGTTGTTGCTGTATCTGTGCTTCCTGTGTAATGCCGAAATCATCCGTCAAAAACAGCCTTTTAGGTTCCGGCGGCGTCAGAAAAAAATTTCCTCGGTTGAGTACTTGAGTACACTCCCTTCGGAAATTATTTTTCTTCCTTGCCGGAACCTAAAAATCTTATTTTTTAGGATCCTTCCGGCACGAGCATCCGTCTTCCGCTTCGCTCCAGACGGAATGAAGGAAAAGTTGTCCACGGCAGCGGAGCACCAGGCCTTAGTGGTATTCCCCGTTGAGAAAGTTGGCGGCGAAGGTCTGGACGGCGGCCTCGCTGACCATGAGCATGTCCATCTGGCGCGTCATGATGAGCAGGCGCCCCAGCTGGTCGAGGCGGGAGCAGATCTCGAGCTTCGGGTATTTCTGGAAGCGCGCGCGCACCCTATCATGGAGCACGTCGATGGTAAAGCCGAGCTCGCTCAGGATAAGGCCGATGCAGCGCGCCCGCCGCCCGCGCTGCACGTCGCCGGCGGCGCCGCCCGCGAACTCGAAGCGGATATAGTTCTTGTTCACCGTGTCTCCGCACCAGCTGTCAAGAATGGCGTAGTGGTAGCCCACCCGCGAGGAGAAATTGAGGTAGCGGTCGGACACGATGGCGTAGCTCCTGTCGCCGAAGCGCTGCCCGCCCTGGAGGTTGCCGCCGATCATGCTCTGCCCCATGACCGAGAGGAAGCCGCGCATGTTCACCGGCCTGGGCCCCCGCGCCTGCACGGCCGGGTTCAGCATGCCGGCGAGCAGGTGCTTGAAGGGCACGCTGGTCACGTCTTCCGGCGTCACTTCGGGCCGGTGCGGCGGCTTGAGGCCCCCGCCGAGGTCGATGACGTAGAGGTCAAGCGGCACCGCGCACACGAGGCGGCTGGCCGCGCCCGCGCCGCCGCTTTCCGAAAGGCTGTCGGAAAGGAGGAACATCTCCGCGTAGCTCTTCTCGTGGGCGTAGCGCATGATGTCGTGCAGCGAGGTGCAGTTGGCCGGCGCGAAGAGCTCGGACTGCGGGTCGATGAGGTGCAGCGGCAGGATATAGGGCGCCACGCGCCGGAGCAGCACCTGCGCCGGGTTGTCGGCCTGGGGCGGCTGGCGGCGGCGCAGGCTCAAGGCCAGAAGCTCGGGCACCTCGCCCGCGAACACGCGGCCGAGCAGCGCGTCCACCGTGACCACCTCGCCGTCCGACAGCAGGCTCACGGCGCCGGGCACGTTCATGAGCGCGGGCACGCCGAACTCCCGGCAGAGGGAGGCGAGATGCCCGGTGAGGCTGCCCGTCTCGGCCACCAAGGCGGCCGCGCGCCGGAGCGCGGTCATCACATTGGGCGAGGAATGCTCGATGACCATCACCGCGCCCTCGGGGAAGTGCGTCAGGTCCTCGTTGGGATGGGCGTGCATCACCGGGCCGCAGCCCACGCCCCGGGCCGCGATGTCCGCCCCGAAGAGCAGGGGCCGCAAATGCCCCAGCGCGGGCAGGGTGCATTCCTCCGAGGCGCTGTCCGGGCTCGCGCAGTCAAGGCCCATGGGCCGCGCCTGGAGGAGCACGATGCGGTCGTCCTGGTCCACGGCCCATTCCATGTCCTGCGGATACTGGTAGTGGCGCTCGAGCGTGAGGGCCATGGCCGCGATGTCCGCGGCCTGCGCGTCGCTCAGGGAGGGCATGTCGCGCATGTCCTCGGGCACTTCCGTGAGCACGCATTCCGCATGCTCCCCGTGGCGCCGGAGCACCATCTCCATCTCCTTGTGCGCGATGACGCATTGCGTCACCTTGCCCGTGGCGCGCGAGACGAGCCACTGGTCCGGCGTGCCCGTGCCGTCGGCCACCATCTCCCCGAGGCCCCAGAGGCCGTTGATGAGCACGCAGTTGGAGCGCAGATCGACAGGATGGCGCGAAAAGGCCACGCCGGCCGCCCGCGCGTCCACCATCTGTACGCAGCACAGGCCCATCCCGGTGGCGTCGAGCGCGTAGCCGTGCGCCGCCCTGTAGGTGAGGGCGCGCTCGGAAAACAGGCTCGCGATGACGGTCTTCATGGCCGTGAGCAGCTCCGGCCGCATGACGCCGAGCACGCTGTGGTACTGCCCGGCGAAGGACTGCACGCCGTCCTCGGCCACCGCGCTGGAGCGCAGGGCCGCCACCGCCTTGTCGCGGTCGTCGCCGAAGGCGTCGTCCCACGCGGCATACATGGCGCGGGCGAGGTCGTCGGGCACGGGCGCGGCCATGATGAAGCGCTCGGCCTCGCGCGCGGCTTTGCGGATGGTGGAGGGCTTTTCCACATCCACCCGCCGCAAGGCCTCGTAGATGCGGCCGAAAAGGTCGCCGTTGCGCAAAAGGAAGATGGTCGCCGCCTTGATGGTCACGGCAAAGCCGCGCGGCACCGGCAGCCCGAGCATGTTCTTGAGCTCGCCGAGGTTGGCGTTCTTGCCGCCCACGATATAGGCCATGCTCGCGTCCACCTCGGAGAGGGGCACGGTGACGGTGCGCAGGTCGCCGCGGGTGTGGCTGCGCAACTCGCGCTCGATGCGGCCGCCGAGCGCCTTGGCCGCGCCCACGAGCTCGGTATGGCGGTTGCCGGACATGCCGTTGAGGCTCTCGGCCATG
Encoded proteins:
- a CDS encoding PEP/pyruvate-binding domain-containing protein is translated as MAPEHTGTSSAPEGATRKDRKDDAQNGPASGAAPEKPTFAERLLRFFRPRRGLSRAEAMAAFNRRYASFKELLQANADLAGILAALTQAQQGERGLETREVRKEARRAVFLCERMAESLNGMSGNRHTELVGAAKALGGRIERELRSHTRGDLRTVTVPLSEVDASMAYIVGGKNANLGELKNMLGLPVPRGFAVTIKAATIFLLRNGDLFGRIYEALRRVDVEKPSTIRKAAREAERFIMAAPVPDDLARAMYAAWDDAFGDDRDKAVAALRSSAVAEDGVQSFAGQYHSVLGVMRPELLTAMKTVIASLFSERALTYRAAHGYALDATGMGLCCVQMVDARAAGVAFSRHPVDLRSNCVLINGLWGLGEMVADGTGTPDQWLVSRATGKVTQCVIAHKEMEMVLRRHGEHAECVLTEVPEDMRDMPSLSDAQAADIAAMALTLERHYQYPQDMEWAVDQDDRIVLLQARPMGLDCASPDSASEECTLPALGHLRPLLFGADIAARGVGCGPVMHAHPNEDLTHFPEGAVMVIEHSSPNVMTALRRAAALVAETGSLTGHLASLCREFGVPALMNVPGAVSLLSDGEVVTVDALLGRVFAGEVPELLALSLRRRQPPQADNPAQVLLRRVAPYILPLHLIDPQSELFAPANCTSLHDIMRYAHEKSYAEMFLLSDSLSESGGAGAASRLVCAVPLDLYVIDLGGGLKPPHRPEVTPEDVTSVPFKHLLAGMLNPAVQARGPRPVNMRGFLSVMGQSMIGGNLQGGQRFGDRSYAIVSDRYLNFSSRVGYHYAILDSWCGDTVNKNYIRFEFAGGAAGDVQRGRRARCIGLILSELGFTIDVLHDRVRARFQKYPKLEICSRLDQLGRLLIMTRQMDMLMVSEAAVQTFAANFLNGEYH